In Klebsiella aerogenes, the DNA window TGTGCTTCGGCACGTTTGGCAGCGGTTTACCGGCATAATCCGGATCGTCGATCACCTTAGCATCGGTATAGCCGTAGCTGGCGATGACGCTAAGGTTGTCGGTGAGTGAACCCGCCAGATCCACTTCCACGCCGCGCGAGCGGACCTTGCCTGCCGTTTTCGCCACCGTCTCGTCGCCGATGCTTTCGGTGTACAGCACGTTGCGTTTGTGAATATCAAAAAGCGCGATATTGGCGGTAATGCCGTCTAACAGGTCAAACTTAGCGCCAACTTCGTAAGACGTGGATTCTTCCGGCGGCAGCTCGCCGATGTAGCTGGCGATCGACGACTGCGGCATAAACGACTGGGCAACGTTGGCAAACAGCGACATGTTTGGCGTCACTTTGTAAACCAGGCCCGCCTTCGGCGTCCATTTTTCATCGTGGCTGTCGGTATTGACGTTAAACGGACGTCCTTTGCCCGCGTACTGGGTGTAGTACTGGTAGCGCAGGCCAGCGACCGCAATCCAGTTATCGGTCAGATACAGCGCGTCCTGCACGTAAGCTGCGTAACTTTCCTGCTTGATACGCTGATCGCTATCCGAGGCGGAGACGGTATTGCAGGTATCGAGGGTGCCGTACACCGGGTGATAAATATTAAAGCCTTTTACGTTCTTACAGCGCAGCATGTCGGTGCGCAGCAGATCGTAATTCTCGTAGGCGACGCCGGTCAGCACTTCGTTATAAAAACCGCCGACCACCACGTTGCCCTGCAGGTCGGCGCGGGTAGAGTGCATTTTTTGCGTCGAGCCGTGAGTACCATCGACCCGACGGGTCAGGTTGCCGGTCGCCGAATCATAGGCCATCACGCGGGCCTGATTATCGTTGTAGTGATCCTGGCTGTAGCTGTAGTCGAAACGCGCGGTCCAGGCCTCGTTAAGGCGATACTCGGCATTCAGCTGGGCGATATCGGAATAGCCATCGGTAATATTAAAGGCTTCATCAAAACGGGTTTTCCGGTCAACGTTGACCGCGTGGCCGGTATTGAGATCGAAGATCGTCCCGCGGTCAAAGGGCGCGCTGTAATCACGATGTGAATACGACGCGGTGATGGTTGCGCTATCGCCAAACCAGGTCAGGGAAGGGGCGATAAAGCTGCTTTTGTTCTTACCGAAATTACGCCAGTAATCTTCATTTTGGTATTCGCCGATCAGGCGATAAGCAAGGCGGGTGCCTTCGATAGGCCCGGTGACGTCGAAGCTGCCGGTGCCGCCGCCAAAGCTGCTGGAGGTGCCGGAGATAGAACCGGAGAACTGGCGCTGTGGACGTTTAGTGACGACGTTAATCAGCCCGCCGGGGTCAAGAATGCCGTACAGCGTCGAGGCCGGACCTTTTAGCACTTCTACCCGTTCGGTGGCGGCGTTAAAGCTACGCGGCAGCACGGTACGCAGGCCGTTGGTCATAATGGAGCCGTCGCGGTTCGCGCCGAAGCCGCGGCGGGTAAAGGCATCCTGGGTGCCGCCGAGCGTATTGGTCTGTACGACGTTGGCGACATTATACAGCGCCTCATCCAAAGAGGTGGCGTGCTGATCTTCCAGCACCCGATCGCTGACGGTATTCACCACTTGCGGAATATCCAGTATCGGCATCGAAGTCAGCGTCGCGGTAGAAGAGCTCAGCGGCTGATATCCGCTGGTGGCGCTCTGCTGCCCGCCGCCAGCGACGACGGTGATGGTGTCTCCAGCGTCCTTTTTATCCTTCTCCGCGTTCGTTTCCGCAGCCATTAATCCCGGAGAGGCTAAAAAAAGAAGCGAAAAAAGCGCACGCCCTTTCAACGTCGTGAAGGCGACATGGGGTTGAGTCATTATTTGTTTCTCGTGAACGAATCTGCCTTTGCGGTCAGATAAAGCCAATAAAATCATTGCCCTAAAAAATAAAACCTATCTGTTAAGCGTCTGAATGCGCTATTAGATATGTAATTGAGAATCATTCAATCACGAAGGAATGTAGTAGTAAATGTTATGTAAGATAAAAAATCATTGTGCGGTAATCGGGCAGGTCGGGCGCTTGTTGTAGAGGGGGAATGGTATTTATCATATTGATAATATTTGATTTTAATAAATCTTGTCTTACGCGCGATCGCTGTAGTCAGCACAATGCAATGAAGGTGAAGGGGAGTATTGACTACTACATTCATCCCATTCATGATCAAAAGAGAATGAGATTTATTTTGATTTGACTGCAGAACGTCCAGGCCTGATGCCGGTACGCTGCGGCGCAGGAGCGAGTTATGCCACAGCGGGTGAACCCTGCAGAGCAGGGGATCGTACTGGATACCCTGTCGGCTGGATACGGCCAGACCCTGATCGTTGATGACATCAATCTGACGATCCCCAGCGGTAAAATGACGGTGCTCGCTGGGGCCAACGGCTCTGGCAAGTCCACGCTGTTATCGACCATCGCCCGGATGCTGAAACCGCTCGGCGGCTGCGTACGCCTGGACGGTAAATCCATTCATGCTATGCCGACGAAAGCCGTCTCCCGCCAGTTGGGCATTCTGCCGCAATCGCCGCTGACGCCGGAAGGACTCACGGTATTCGAACTGGTATCGCGCGGCCGCTATCCGTGGCAGGGGCTGATGCGCCAGTGGTCCGGGACGGATGAGCAAGCGGTGGAAGAGGCGCTGCACTTAACCGGTACCGCCGAATTCGCCCACCTGCCGGTTGATAGCCTCTCTGGCGGCCAGCGTCAGCGCTGCTGGATTGCGATGGCATTGGCCCAACAAACGGCAACCATTTTGCTCGATGAGCCCACCACCTGGCTCGATCTGCGCTATCAGGTCGATATTCTTGAACTGTTGCAAACCCTGACCCGCCAACATGGCCGCACGGTGGTCACGGTGCTGCACGATCTTAACTTTGCGGTGAACTACGCCGATTTGCTGGTCTTTCTCAAGCAGGGGCGGATTGCCGGCACCATCGCCGAAAACGAAACCTGCAGCCCTGAGCTGATTAAAGACGTCTTTGATGTGGATGTGCAGATGTCGATCAACCCGCAAACCGGTAAACCTTTCTTTATGCCGTTTCGCGCAAGCCAGGTTGTTAACGCATGAGCGCCGCCGTACTGCACGCCGCCCGGCGTCATACCCGCCCCCGGCTGGTGTTGTTGCTACTGACGCTGCTGCTTATCGGCGGTTCCCTGATTCATCTTGGTTTAGGCGCCCGTTGGATTGCCCCGCAAACCGTACTGCAGGCGCTGTTGGCATACGACCCGCGCAACTTCGACCACCGGATTATTGTCGATTTGCGTCTGGTGCGGCTGGCGGCGGCGCTGTTGACCGGCGCGACGCTCGGCGTCGCCGGGTTGCTGCTGCAAACGGTGGTTCGCAACCCGCTCGGCGAACCTCATATCCTTGGGCTCAACGCCGGAGCTTCGCTGGCGGTGGTCGCCGCCTCGGCGCTGGGCGTGTCCCTGGGTGGATTCGCCTGGGGGCGTCCGCTGACCGCCGCCTGCGGCGCGGCGCTGCTGTTTGGCGGCGTGATGCTGCTGGCCTCCGCCGGGCGCGGCGGGACGACGCCGTTGCGTATTACGCTGTGCGGCGTGGCGCTCTCCGCGTTTGCGTCGGCGGTGACGGCGGCGATTCTCATTCTTGACGAACAAACGCTGCTGGCGATGCGTACCTGGCTTGCCGGCGATCTGGCCGGATTGAACTGGTTCACTTTGCGGGCCGCGCTGGCCCCGGCGCTGGTGGGATTGGGGGTAGCGTTGCTGATCGCGCCGCGACTCAATGTGCTGGCGCTGGGCGATAAGGTGGCGCTGGGGCTTGGGGTGAATATTGCCCAAACCCGGCTGTTGGGGTTGCTGGCGATTGCGCTGCTGTGCGGCGCAGCGGTGGCGATTGCAGGGCCGATTGGCTTCGTGGGACTGGTGGTGCCGCACGTGGTACGTCGCCTGGTGACCGAAGACATTCGTTTGGCGTTGCCGCTGGCGGCACCGGTGGGCGCGCTGGTGCTGCTGCTGGCGGATATTGCCGCTCGCACCCTCG includes these proteins:
- a CDS encoding TonB-dependent siderophore receptor; amino-acid sequence: MAAETNAEKDKKDAGDTITVVAGGGQQSATSGYQPLSSSTATLTSMPILDIPQVVNTVSDRVLEDQHATSLDEALYNVANVVQTNTLGGTQDAFTRRGFGANRDGSIMTNGLRTVLPRSFNAATERVEVLKGPASTLYGILDPGGLINVVTKRPQRQFSGSISGTSSSFGGGTGSFDVTGPIEGTRLAYRLIGEYQNEDYWRNFGKNKSSFIAPSLTWFGDSATITASYSHRDYSAPFDRGTIFDLNTGHAVNVDRKTRFDEAFNITDGYSDIAQLNAEYRLNEAWTARFDYSYSQDHYNDNQARVMAYDSATGNLTRRVDGTHGSTQKMHSTRADLQGNVVVGGFYNEVLTGVAYENYDLLRTDMLRCKNVKGFNIYHPVYGTLDTCNTVSASDSDQRIKQESYAAYVQDALYLTDNWIAVAGLRYQYYTQYAGKGRPFNVNTDSHDEKWTPKAGLVYKVTPNMSLFANVAQSFMPQSSIASYIGELPPEESTSYEVGAKFDLLDGITANIALFDIHKRNVLYTESIGDETVAKTAGKVRSRGVEVDLAGSLTDNLSVIASYGYTDAKVIDDPDYAGKPLPNVPKHTGSLFLSYDIHNVYNSNTLTIGGGGHAVSKRSGTNGADYYLQGYAVADVFAAYKMKLQYPVTLQMNVKNLFDKTYYTSSIGTNNLGNQIGDPREVQFTVKMDF
- a CDS encoding ABC transporter ATP-binding protein; its protein translation is MPQRVNPAEQGIVLDTLSAGYGQTLIVDDINLTIPSGKMTVLAGANGSGKSTLLSTIARMLKPLGGCVRLDGKSIHAMPTKAVSRQLGILPQSPLTPEGLTVFELVSRGRYPWQGLMRQWSGTDEQAVEEALHLTGTAEFAHLPVDSLSGGQRQRCWIAMALAQQTATILLDEPTTWLDLRYQVDILELLQTLTRQHGRTVVTVLHDLNFAVNYADLLVFLKQGRIAGTIAENETCSPELIKDVFDVDVQMSINPQTGKPFFMPFRASQVVNA
- a CDS encoding iron ABC transporter permease is translated as MSAAVLHAARRHTRPRLVLLLLTLLLIGGSLIHLGLGARWIAPQTVLQALLAYDPRNFDHRIIVDLRLVRLAAALLTGATLGVAGLLLQTVVRNPLGEPHILGLNAGASLAVVAASALGVSLGGFAWGRPLTAACGAALLFGGVMLLASAGRGGTTPLRITLCGVALSAFASAVTAAILILDEQTLLAMRTWLAGDLAGLNWFTLRAALAPALVGLGVALLIAPRLNVLALGDKVALGLGVNIAQTRLLGLLAIALLCGAAVAIAGPIGFVGLVVPHVVRRLVTEDIRLALPLAAPVGALVLLLADIAARTLVAPQELATGAMTALVGAPLFIFIAARFFK